Proteins from a single region of Chryseobacterium scophthalmum:
- a CDS encoding helix-turn-helix domain-containing protein translates to MNIDRMEFLAWMDRLMGRLDMLGDNIDELQKKRNSIDGEELLDNQDLLQMLKISNRSLQRYRSIGKLPYYTISGKLYYKLSDVHQFIRESFNPPTTKLNASK, encoded by the coding sequence ATGAATATTGACAGAATGGAATTTTTGGCTTGGATGGATCGGCTGATGGGTCGCCTCGATATGTTGGGTGACAATATAGACGAGTTGCAAAAGAAACGCAATAGTATAGACGGTGAAGAGCTGCTCGATAATCAGGATTTACTTCAAATGCTGAAAATTAGCAATCGTTCCCTGCAACGGTATCGCTCCATTGGGAAACTTCCTTATTACACAATAAGCGGAAAACTGTATTATAAGTTGTCCGATGTGCATCAGTTTATCCGGGAAAGTTTTAATCCTCCTACAACTAAACTGAACGCCAGTAAGTGA